Proteins from one Heptranchias perlo isolate sHepPer1 chromosome 42, sHepPer1.hap1, whole genome shotgun sequence genomic window:
- the LOC137306242 gene encoding tyrosine-protein phosphatase non-receptor type substrate 1-like isoform X1 encodes MSLSQIPHITSTVRTILLLLTIADYCHGELVVVQEPSFVSRPMGQSVILNCSYTFDQENIYRSAVYWTLKGHVNGLSVIYPGSPAPYGGRLVFTKHGEGRDFSLLIRNLQIKDTERYFCYISFLVGEDNLAKEGKGTKLFVYDPLVLSPPANCSCGGQQRRVVSCATRVADGNEVQIVWLRNGALVSADNASVTPSASSKGTYNVVSQISLTRQGQDAEVRYRCVLNHTSFGTIDSRQYIDERMPRSMVRWQDHADAATTDERTPRNNRQTGGFPPSRGTLQQSRTFSHRSSGKRTPRRPSRHTTTQNRRAEIDSQVPHP; translated from the exons ATGTCTCTCTCGCAGATTCCCCACATCACCAGCACTGTCAGGACCATCCTTCTGCTTCTCACCATCGCAG ATTATTGCCATGGCGAGCTTGTCGTTGTCCAAGAGCCATCGTTTGTCAGCAGGCCAATGGGACAATCCGTCATTTTGAACTGCTCCTACACCTTCGACCAGGAGAACATCTATCGGAGCGCGGTGTATTGGACCCTCAAGGGCCATGTCAACGGGCTGAGCGTGATATACCCCGGGAGCCCAGCGCCCTACGGAGGCCGACTGGTGTTCACCAAACACGGCGAGGGCCGAGACTTCTCCCTGCTCATCCGCAACCTCCAGATAAAGGACACGGAGAGATACTTCTGTTATATCTCCTTCCTCGTGGGTGAGGACAACCTGGCCAAGGAAGGGAAGGGGACAAAGCTCTTTGTGTACG ATCCGCTCGTCTTGTCCCCTCCCGCCAACTGCTCGTGTGGGGGACAGCAGAGACGCGTTGTCTCGTGCGCCACGAGGGTCGCTGACGGGAATGAAGTCCAGATCGTGTGGTTGAGAAACGGGGCATTGGTATCCGCGGACAACGCGAGTGTGACTCCCAGCGCCTCCAGCAAGGGAACTTACAATGTCGTGAGCCAGATCTCCCTCACCCGCCAAGGCCAGGACGCCGAGGTGAGGTACAGATGTGTGCTGAACCATACCTCGTTTGGCACGATCGACAGTAGACAATACATTGAT gaaaggatgccccggagcatggtacgttggcaagaccatgcagacgctgcgacaacggatgaacggacaccgcgcaacaatcgccagacaggagggttccctcccagtcggggaacacttcagcagtcaaggacattcagccaccgatcttcgggtaagcggactccaaggcggccttcgagacacacgacaacgcaaaatcgtcgagcagaaattgatagccaagttccgcacccatga
- the LOC137306241 gene encoding uncharacterized protein isoform X1, with protein sequence MASASRNLDNVNLSVGETSPVPGPHVEQEAPQRLPPRFGGDARLLSTQASQNDIGLPLLGAFHAETALNLSELNSQNAFPARLRNGATMGVGGNSCQDEELAGEELAPVPNPTLSPSKRGNPTALGNTASGEDDRTPVILNGTATVTAPSAKPLTPSEDAPLHLDPIELCFDLKDGDEDHGSSAAPDGAPEDQGPGNAPLPPGEEIAPISQVASLLNPPTREDLSCSPAVVSSVAHRPLTTPGAEQVQSRGSPTAAVTPSEKGRGASYPEPWKTKEKLTTVTSSDDEGPSVPDGAEQGQGTNHLYLPLTQNNPVSRVLRHANSQRELSTKVTSVSDCPSVLADSAQQDQTSTHPSTREVLTKKATPASDPCSSRETNMMEVSMGVKAIPGSGPEKEGTEARATDDSRYRANTAKTHPAARHEPQGYFNHVLRAISLFALISMTGTDVMMKTVCTGKTVTTNFETCANKSSNFILRHKGVNVCNFSKCEDETTFRYDHKGCITVHISEALSKHAGIYNLEYGQESLASMWELVVQECSVTTPEGNARGRAEGRRVTPTDSSTVLTAKTSAGIVLVYMALQLLLVLHLAMT encoded by the exons ATGGCTTCTGCCAGTCGGAACCTGGACAATGTGAACCTTTCTGTCGGGGAGACCTCGCCCGTACCAGGTCCACACGTGGAACAGGAGGCTCCCCAGCGCCTGCCTCCTCGGTTCGGAGGAGATGCTCGGTTGTTGAGTACCCAAGCATCTCAGAATGACATTGGGCTTCCACTCCTTGGAGCGTTTCACGCTGAGACAGCCTTGAATCTGAGCGAACTCAATAGCCAAAACGCGTTCCCTGCCCGTCTACGGAATGGAGCGACCATGGGCGTTGGCGGGAACAGCTGCCAGGATGAAGAGTTGGCAGGTGAAGAATTGGCGCCCGTCCCAAATCCGACGCTGTCTCCGTCCAAACGGGGCAACCCAACTGCCTTGGGGAACACCGCATCCGGTGAAGACGATCGTACACCTGTTATCCTCAATGGCACTGCTACAGTCACAGCTCCAAGCGCCAAGCCACTGACCCCCTCTGAAGATGCCCCATTGCACCTGGACCCGATAGAACTTTGCTTCGATCTTAAAGATGGCGATGAAGATCATGGTTCATCAGCAGCTCCAGATGGAGCACCGGAGGATCAAGGCCCAGGGAATGCTCCACTACCTCCCGGTGAAGAGATTGCTCCAATTTCTCAAGTCGCCTCGCTCCTGAATCCTCCCACACGAGAGGACCTAAGCTGCTCTCCTGCAGTCGTCAGCAGCGTTGCTCATCGTCCACTAACCACCCCAGGTGCTGAGCAAGTACAAAGCCGAGGCTCCCCAACTGCTGCGGTTACCCCAAGTGAGAAGGGACGAGGAGCATCCTACCCTGAACCCTGGAAGACAAAGGAGAAGTTAACGACAGTGACTAGCAGCGATGATGAGGGTCCATCGGTGCCCGATGGAGCTGAACAAGGACAGGGCACAAACCATCTGTATTTGCCCCTCACGCAGAATAATCCAGTTTCCAGAGTTCTTCGTCATGCAAACAGCCAACGGGAGCTATCAACAAAAGTGACATCGGTCAGCGATTGTCCGTCTGTCCTGGCAGATTCCGCCCAACAAGACCAAACGTCAACGCATCCTTCAACCAGAGAAGTTTTGACCAAAAAAGCCACCCCTGCCTCAGACCCTTGTTCATCAAGGGAGACCAACATGATGGAAGTCTCCATGGGTGTTAAGGCCATCCCCGGATCTGGTCCAGAGAAGGAGGGAACGGAGGCGAGAGCAACAGATGACTCCAGATACAGAGCGAACACTGCCAAGACACATCCAGCCGCTAGACATGAACCTCAAGGATACT tCAACCATGTCCTGAGGGCAATAAGTCTCTTCGCTCTGATTTCTATGACAGGCACAG ATGTCATGATGAAGACGGTATGCACTGGGAAAACTGTGACAACAAACTTTGAGACCTGTGCAAACAAGTCCAGTAACTTTATACTGAGACATAAAGGAGTCAATGTTTGTAATTTTTCAAAATGTGAGGATGAAACCACTTTCAGATATGACCACAAGGGCTGTATCACTGTTCATATCTCAGAGGCACTCTCCAAACATGCCGGCATTTACAACTTAGAATATGGACAAGAATCATTAGCCTCCATGTGGGAACTCGTGGTTCAAG AATGTTCCGTCACAACCCCCGAGGGAAACGCAAGAGGACGTGCAGAAGGGAGAAGGGTCACTCCCACCGACTCGTCAACAG TTCTCACTGCGAAGACGAGTGCAGGAATTGTGCTGGTGTACATGGCTCTCCAACTGCTCCTCGTGTTACA CTTGGCGATGACTTGA
- the LOC137306241 gene encoding uncharacterized protein isoform X2, producing the protein MASASRNLDNVNLSVGETSPVPGPHVEQEAPQRLPPRFGGDARLLSTQASQNDIGLPLLGAFHAETALNLSELNSQNAFPARLRNGATMGVGGNSCQDEELAGEELAPVPNPTLSPSKRGNPTALGNTASGEDDRTPVILNGTATVTAPSAKPLTPSEDAPLHLDPIELCFDLKDGDEDHGSSAAPDGAPEDQGPGNAPLPPGEEIAPISQVASLLNPPTREDLSCSPAVVSSVAHRPLTTPGAEQVQSRGSPTAAVTPSEKGRGASYPEPWKTKEKLTTVTSSDDEGPSVPDGAEQGQGTNHLYLPLTQNNPVSRVLRHANSQRELSTKVTSVSDCPSVLADSAQQDQTSTHPSTREVLTKKATPASDPCSSRETNMMEVSMGVKAIPGSGPEKEGTEARATDDSRYRANTAKTHPAARHEPQGYFNHVLRAISLFALISMTGTDVMMKTVCTGKTVTTNFETCANKSSNFILRHKGVNVCNFSKCEDETTFRYDHKGCITVHISEALSKHAGIYNLEYGQESLASMWELVVQVLTAKTSAGIVLVYMALQLLLVLHLAMT; encoded by the exons ATGGCTTCTGCCAGTCGGAACCTGGACAATGTGAACCTTTCTGTCGGGGAGACCTCGCCCGTACCAGGTCCACACGTGGAACAGGAGGCTCCCCAGCGCCTGCCTCCTCGGTTCGGAGGAGATGCTCGGTTGTTGAGTACCCAAGCATCTCAGAATGACATTGGGCTTCCACTCCTTGGAGCGTTTCACGCTGAGACAGCCTTGAATCTGAGCGAACTCAATAGCCAAAACGCGTTCCCTGCCCGTCTACGGAATGGAGCGACCATGGGCGTTGGCGGGAACAGCTGCCAGGATGAAGAGTTGGCAGGTGAAGAATTGGCGCCCGTCCCAAATCCGACGCTGTCTCCGTCCAAACGGGGCAACCCAACTGCCTTGGGGAACACCGCATCCGGTGAAGACGATCGTACACCTGTTATCCTCAATGGCACTGCTACAGTCACAGCTCCAAGCGCCAAGCCACTGACCCCCTCTGAAGATGCCCCATTGCACCTGGACCCGATAGAACTTTGCTTCGATCTTAAAGATGGCGATGAAGATCATGGTTCATCAGCAGCTCCAGATGGAGCACCGGAGGATCAAGGCCCAGGGAATGCTCCACTACCTCCCGGTGAAGAGATTGCTCCAATTTCTCAAGTCGCCTCGCTCCTGAATCCTCCCACACGAGAGGACCTAAGCTGCTCTCCTGCAGTCGTCAGCAGCGTTGCTCATCGTCCACTAACCACCCCAGGTGCTGAGCAAGTACAAAGCCGAGGCTCCCCAACTGCTGCGGTTACCCCAAGTGAGAAGGGACGAGGAGCATCCTACCCTGAACCCTGGAAGACAAAGGAGAAGTTAACGACAGTGACTAGCAGCGATGATGAGGGTCCATCGGTGCCCGATGGAGCTGAACAAGGACAGGGCACAAACCATCTGTATTTGCCCCTCACGCAGAATAATCCAGTTTCCAGAGTTCTTCGTCATGCAAACAGCCAACGGGAGCTATCAACAAAAGTGACATCGGTCAGCGATTGTCCGTCTGTCCTGGCAGATTCCGCCCAACAAGACCAAACGTCAACGCATCCTTCAACCAGAGAAGTTTTGACCAAAAAAGCCACCCCTGCCTCAGACCCTTGTTCATCAAGGGAGACCAACATGATGGAAGTCTCCATGGGTGTTAAGGCCATCCCCGGATCTGGTCCAGAGAAGGAGGGAACGGAGGCGAGAGCAACAGATGACTCCAGATACAGAGCGAACACTGCCAAGACACATCCAGCCGCTAGACATGAACCTCAAGGATACT tCAACCATGTCCTGAGGGCAATAAGTCTCTTCGCTCTGATTTCTATGACAGGCACAG ATGTCATGATGAAGACGGTATGCACTGGGAAAACTGTGACAACAAACTTTGAGACCTGTGCAAACAAGTCCAGTAACTTTATACTGAGACATAAAGGAGTCAATGTTTGTAATTTTTCAAAATGTGAGGATGAAACCACTTTCAGATATGACCACAAGGGCTGTATCACTGTTCATATCTCAGAGGCACTCTCCAAACATGCCGGCATTTACAACTTAGAATATGGACAAGAATCATTAGCCTCCATGTGGGAACTCGTGGTTCAAG TTCTCACTGCGAAGACGAGTGCAGGAATTGTGCTGGTGTACATGGCTCTCCAACTGCTCCTCGTGTTACA CTTGGCGATGACTTGA
- the LOC137306242 gene encoding tyrosine-protein phosphatase non-receptor type substrate 1-like isoform X2, with protein MSLSQIPHITSTVRTILLLLTIADYCHGELVVVQEPSFVSRPMGQSVILNCSYTFDQENIYRSAVYWTLKGHVNGLSVIYPGSPAPYGGRLVFTKHGEGRDFSLLIRNLQIKDTERYFCYISFLVGEDNLAKEGKGTKLFVYDPLVLSPPANCSCGGQQRRVVSCATRVADGNEVQIVWLRNGALVSADNASVTPSASSKGTYNVVSQISLTRQGQDAEVRYRCVLNHTSFGTIDSRQYIDVSAAHKHPILLYVLIIMNSVAVLVLIILFSLKRPFPCASKPHWLVSLSPSPSI; from the exons ATGTCTCTCTCGCAGATTCCCCACATCACCAGCACTGTCAGGACCATCCTTCTGCTTCTCACCATCGCAG ATTATTGCCATGGCGAGCTTGTCGTTGTCCAAGAGCCATCGTTTGTCAGCAGGCCAATGGGACAATCCGTCATTTTGAACTGCTCCTACACCTTCGACCAGGAGAACATCTATCGGAGCGCGGTGTATTGGACCCTCAAGGGCCATGTCAACGGGCTGAGCGTGATATACCCCGGGAGCCCAGCGCCCTACGGAGGCCGACTGGTGTTCACCAAACACGGCGAGGGCCGAGACTTCTCCCTGCTCATCCGCAACCTCCAGATAAAGGACACGGAGAGATACTTCTGTTATATCTCCTTCCTCGTGGGTGAGGACAACCTGGCCAAGGAAGGGAAGGGGACAAAGCTCTTTGTGTACG ATCCGCTCGTCTTGTCCCCTCCCGCCAACTGCTCGTGTGGGGGACAGCAGAGACGCGTTGTCTCGTGCGCCACGAGGGTCGCTGACGGGAATGAAGTCCAGATCGTGTGGTTGAGAAACGGGGCATTGGTATCCGCGGACAACGCGAGTGTGACTCCCAGCGCCTCCAGCAAGGGAACTTACAATGTCGTGAGCCAGATCTCCCTCACCCGCCAAGGCCAGGACGCCGAGGTGAGGTACAGATGTGTGCTGAACCATACCTCGTTTGGCACGATCGACAGTAGACAATACATTGATGTGAGTG CGGCCCACAAGCATCCGATCCTCTTGTACGTCCTGATTATAATGAATTCAGTTGCAGTTCTTGTGCTGATAATACTCTTCAGTCTGAAAAGACCTTTTCCCTGTGCATCAAAGCCACACTGGCTGGtatctctctcaccatctccgtCGATATAA
- the LOC137306242 gene encoding tyrosine-protein phosphatase non-receptor type substrate 1-like isoform X3 — MSLSQIPHITSTVRTILLLLTIADYCHGELVVVQEPSFVSRPMGQSVILNCSYTFDQENIYRSAVYWTLKGHVNGLSVIYPGSPAPYGGRLVFTKHGEGRDFSLLIRNLQIKDTERYFCYISFLVGEDNLAKEGKGTKLFVYDPLVLSPPANCSCGGQQRRVVSCATRVADGNEVQIVWLRNGALVSADNASVTPSASSKGTYNVVSQISLTRQGQDAEVRYRCVLNHTSFGTIDSRQYIDRPTSIRSSCTS, encoded by the exons ATGTCTCTCTCGCAGATTCCCCACATCACCAGCACTGTCAGGACCATCCTTCTGCTTCTCACCATCGCAG ATTATTGCCATGGCGAGCTTGTCGTTGTCCAAGAGCCATCGTTTGTCAGCAGGCCAATGGGACAATCCGTCATTTTGAACTGCTCCTACACCTTCGACCAGGAGAACATCTATCGGAGCGCGGTGTATTGGACCCTCAAGGGCCATGTCAACGGGCTGAGCGTGATATACCCCGGGAGCCCAGCGCCCTACGGAGGCCGACTGGTGTTCACCAAACACGGCGAGGGCCGAGACTTCTCCCTGCTCATCCGCAACCTCCAGATAAAGGACACGGAGAGATACTTCTGTTATATCTCCTTCCTCGTGGGTGAGGACAACCTGGCCAAGGAAGGGAAGGGGACAAAGCTCTTTGTGTACG ATCCGCTCGTCTTGTCCCCTCCCGCCAACTGCTCGTGTGGGGGACAGCAGAGACGCGTTGTCTCGTGCGCCACGAGGGTCGCTGACGGGAATGAAGTCCAGATCGTGTGGTTGAGAAACGGGGCATTGGTATCCGCGGACAACGCGAGTGTGACTCCCAGCGCCTCCAGCAAGGGAACTTACAATGTCGTGAGCCAGATCTCCCTCACCCGCCAAGGCCAGGACGCCGAGGTGAGGTACAGATGTGTGCTGAACCATACCTCGTTTGGCACGATCGACAGTAGACAATACATTGAT CGGCCCACAAGCATCCGATCCTCTTGTACGTCCTGA